The Trypanosoma brucei gambiense DAL972 chromosome 10, complete sequence genome has a segment encoding these proteins:
- a CDS encoding glycosomal malate dehydrogenase, putative — protein MVSVAVIGAAGGIGQSLSLLLLRQLPYGSTLSLYDVAGAPGVAADLSHVDRAGVTVKYAAGKLPPVKRDSALAELARGVDVFVIVAGVPRKPGMSRDDLFNVNAGIIMDLVLTCGSSSPQACFCVVTNPVNSTVPIAAEALKKLGIYNKNKLLGVTLLDGLRATRFINNARHPLAVASVPVVGGHSDVTIVPLFSQLPGPLPEEGELTQIRKRVQVAGTEVVKAKAGRGSATLSMAEAGARFAMFVVNAITGQSSPMVYAYVDTDGTQNCSFLAIPVVLGKNGIEKRLPIGPMNAVEKEMLKQSISVVKANIEKGMNFARSKL, from the coding sequence ATGGTCAGCGTTGCCGTAATTGGAGCCGCCGGTGGTATTGGCCAGTCTCTATCGCTACTTCTTCTTCGCCAACTGCCGTACGGGAGCACGCTCTCGCTGTACGACGTGGCGGGTGCCCCCGGAGTGGCCGCCGATCTCTCACATGTTGACCGCGCCGGCGTCACCGTCAAATATGCTGCTGGAAAGCTCCCCCCAGTGAAGCGTGATTCCGCCCTCGCCGAACTTGCGCGCGGTGTTGATGTTTTTGTCATTGTCGCCGGTGTGCCCCGTAAGCCCGGTATGTCTCGTGACGACCTCTTCAACGTGAACGCCGGCATCATTATGGATCTTGTTCTCACATGTGGTTCCTCATCGCCGCAGGCATGTTTCTGCGTCGTGACGAACCCCGTAAACAGCACCGTGCCGATTGCTGCTGAGGCCTTAAAGAAGCTTGGCATCtacaacaagaacaaactCCTGGGCGTAACTCTGCTGGATGGGCTCCGTGCTACCCGTTTCATCAACAACGCTCGCCACCCTCTTGCCGTCGCCTCCGTCCCCGTTGTTGGTGGCCATAGCGACGTAACGATTGTCCCACTGTTCTCTCAACTTCCTGGTCCACTCCCTGAGGAGGGGGAACTGACACAGATCCGCAAGCGTGTGCAGGTGGCGGGTACGGAGGTGGTGAAGGCAAAGGCAGGCCGCGGAAGTGCCACCTTGTCGATGGCTGAGGCAGGTGCCCGCTTCGCGATGTTTGTTGTGAACGCCATCACAGGCCAGTCTTCCCCGATGGTTTATGCGTATGTGGATACAGATGGCACTCAGAATTGCTCGTTCCTCGCAATACCGGTGGTTCTTGGCAAGAATGGCATTGAAAAGCGCCTACCGATAGGTCCCATGAATGCTGTGGAGAAGGAAATGCTTAAGCAATCCATCTCCGTTGTGAAGGCGAACATTGAGAAGGGAATGAATTTCGCGCGCTCAAAGTTGTAA
- a CDS encoding T. brucei spp.-specific protein — protein MYVGPWEEYRLMKAMEELCWLRNHVQADSMVLPLPCDPVSTPGSSHHLRPSLETAGGSSPVRRRLADSANGNLPGCGNSSDKVRSPSRGSENRVGGGLPVAYGGNSVLMKTGTNQLNAVPGHSIFKTLGEFRTSSSPMCERLVIEDPGTARGHAQPKCCVDSGRQPLDARQSVEDNCVPSTTFEQTVHVELGTGVILRKLRKKKTVSPSPLTSSEFSLLDSVEGITTQKRLNMLRELGLAPPLDTRSKYVLAKQKLPPSSSSNKEKEKAKIEEIQEQIERRLRLQMLYSAGRDSASPFPYGSAEAALENSTGSASVECRELAAAQTTPHVPWDLPNVVSISSLAQGTTSTPQFVTSTENRLHQAAGVNAESQRLPLLTHPGVANMPASSLPFREGSERVVSTGFTTEMCPQTKNIEVRRQSSVRTPPPLGAGMHNPSVSGGMQPQSLDTPAVTRQVEAEQFDDDMVGDLINWAEQLDPDSIV, from the coding sequence ATGTACGTGGGTCCTTGGGAGGAGTACCGCCTCATGAAGGCCATGGAGGAGTTGTGTTGGCTTCGAAATCATGTCCAGGCGGACTCGATGGTACTTCCTTTACCATGTGATCCGGTTTCCACTCCTGGAAGTAGTCATCACCTCCGTCCCAGTTTAGAAACGGCTGGAGGATCCAGTCCGGTGCGAAGGCGGTTAGCCGATTCTGCCAATGGCAACTTGCCAGGTTGTGGCAACAGCAGCGACAAGGTGAGGTCACCATCACGTGGAAGTGAGAACCGCGTCGGAGGTGGCCTTCCCGTTGCTTATGGTGGGAACTCGGTTCTCATGAAAACTGGAACGAATCAGCTGAACGCAGTACCCGGTCATTCGATCTTCAAGACACTGGGAGAGTTCCGTACCTCTTCATCTCCAATGTGCGAGAGGCTTGTTATTGAAGACCCAGGTACTGCCAGAGGACATGCCCAACCGAAATGTTGTGTGGATTCCGGTAGGCAACCTCTTGACGCACGGCAATCTGTAGAGGATAATTGTGTCCCCAGCACCACTTTTGAGCAGACTGTACATGTGGAATTGGGTACAGGAGTTATACTAAGGAagttgaggaaaaagaaaacagtgtCGCCCTCACCACTCACAAGTAGCGAGTTCAGTTTACTGGATTCGGTGGAGGGCATCACGACCCAAAAAAGGCTAAACATGCTGAGAGAATTAGGGCTCGCCCCGCCTCTAGACACAAGGAGTAAGTACGTGCTGGCAAAGCAAAAGTTACCCCCAAGCAGTAGCTcaaacaaggaaaaggagaaggctAAAATCGAAGAAATTCAGGAACAGATTGAACGGCGCCTCCGCCTGCAGATGTTGTACAGCGCTGGGAGAGACAGTGCGTCGCCTTTTCCCTACGGCAGCGCGGAGGCGGCTTTAGAGAATTCTACAGGGAGTGCGAGTGTTGAGTGCCGTGAATTGGCCGCAGCACAAACCACCCCGCACGTACCGTGGGACCTTCCAAATGTTGTGTCAATTAGTTCATTAGCGCAGGGCACCACAAGCACACCTCAATTCGTGACAAGCACTGAAAATAGGTTACACCAGGCCGCTGGTGTCAATGCTGAATCGCAGCGACTGCCTCTCTTGACACACCCGGGTGTTGCGAATATGCCAGCGAGCTCACTTCCATTCAGAGAGGGTAGTGAAAGGGTTGTTAGCACGGGTTTCACAACCGAAATGTGCccacaaacgaaaaatattGAGGTCAGAAGGCAATCAAGTGTGCGTACCCCACCACCATTGGGTGCTGGAATGCATAATCCGAGCGTTTCAGGGGGGATGCAGCCACAATCGTTGGACACCCCCGCCGTGACCAGGCAGGTGGAAGCAGAACAGTTTGATGATGATATGGTTGGTGACTTGATCAATTGGGCGGAACAGTTGGACCCTGATAGCATTGTTTGA
- a CDS encoding T. brucei spp.-specific protein produces MSSWESCEDGNLVRTGEIVLFVQNETRYHEGDGNLNYDEGKLTLSTDNIFFQPKGAGPIFLRIPLGNIDSPSGGPTVVAQSDGRSPKLHIPLTESGQKAVFSFKVGNIKEFCETLRDVLQQKLLLLRRSEMLTEPLPSITGVVQGSSKAARDDSSAAPANETLLAFTDKAGIAGLMRASAEKTAQGETLRDIDDVMRNASSLVASIRNLQQKQQNIAGTTKAEDNTTIESIEATLGLGATVRASGAGWGLVSAHAGFHKELAWEIHSWITHEKNHHVFGSMPLIPLIELFSLYNKARGECDLVSTNDVLHACRALDQQEYAQYTLKRLSSGRYALQRKDPSIVLKKLEHILGPRLCNEKESGKFTTSADSSPIHNGRDGGVAQPVAQTAVFPESSSMLKGVNEVTFASVLHVTCSVSMDLLEELELQGYLCRSGGEFGCFTFHWNIFVF; encoded by the coding sequence ATGAGCTCATGGGAATCGTGTGAGGATGGTAACCTCGTTCGCACTGGTGAAATCGTTCTGTTCGTGCAAAATGAGACCCGTTACCACGAAGGTGATGGCAATTTGAACTATGACGAAGGCAAATTAACGCTTTCTACggataatattttttttcagcctAAGGGAGCAGGTCCAATTTTTCTAAGGATTCCCCTTGGTAACATTGACAGTCCAAGCGGTGGCCCAACCGTCGTGGCTCAGTCAGATGGGCGCAGTCCGAAGTTACACATCCCTCTCACAGAAAGCGGGCAAAAAGcggtattttcttttaaagtaGGCAACATCAAGGAGTTTTGTGAGACTCTTCGTGATGTGCTGCAGCAAAAATTGTTACTGCTCCGACGCAGTGAAATGTTGACGGAACCACTGCCATCTATTACGGGCGTTGTCCAGGGGTCGAGTAAAGCAGCACGTGATGACAGTAGCGCAGCGCCAGCAAACGAGACCCTTTTAGCCTTTACGGACAAGGCTGGGATCGCGGGTCTCATGCGGGCATCAGCGGAAAAGACGGCACAAGGGGAAACGTTACGTGACATTGATGATGTCATGCGTAATGCCTCCTCCCTTGTGGCATCCATTCGAAatctgcagcaaaagcagcaaaatatcGCTGGCACGACGAAGGCTGAAGATAACACGACAATTGAGAGCATCGAAGCAACGCTTGGCCTGGGTGCTACAGTGCGGGCATCGGGAGCCGGCTGGGGGCTTGTGAGTGCGCATGCGGGGTTTCACAAGGAACTTGCCTGGGAAATACATTCATGGATAACACACGAGAAAAACCATCATGTGTTCGGGTCGATGCCACTGATCCCGCTCATCGAGCTCTTCTCCTTGTATAACAAGGCTCGTGGCGAGTGCGATTTGGTATCAACAAATGATGTGCTGCACGCATGTCGCGCGCTCGACCAACAGGAATATGCGCAATACACACTAAAGCGTCTCTCATCGGGTCGTTACGCTCTGCAACGCAAGGACCCCTCTATTGTACTGAAGAAGTTAGAACACATTCTTGGGCCTCGCTTATGCAACGAGAAGGAATCAGGAAAATTCACCACGTCAGCAGATTCTTCTCCTATTCACAACGGAAGGGATGGCGGGGTGGCACAGCCGGTGGCCCAAACGGCAGTATTTCCAGAATCTTCTTCTATGCTGAAAGGCGTCAACGAAGTGACGTTTGCGTCTGTTTTGCATGTTACATGTTCGGTATCCATGGATCTTCTGGAGGAATTGGAATTGCAAGGTTACCTTTGCAGATCAGGTGGTGAGTTTGGTTGCTTTACGTTCCATTGGAATATATTTGTCTTTTAA
- a CDS encoding T. brucei spp.-specific protein has product MRVDVEAVFEKIRPALEVAEVGAWSKTDIATFMSLVSGFCDIQRQQLRARRGKRRDGHDREQNVDKEGGCEDGCGVRGEDGDKEDEASLEADSVVVLEIRRSLTKLRHYLQKRIPYGSISEPVVPPAPTSPQEGENSCGGRGAYKALQSSKPVEPPVCAVDAFLYLEEDIDALADQGHISREYCRSCGSVDIGLCQFITHSFSLEQLIFLSCFLLPSFGDTSYCLTSDNVWRPRHKNCHTVAAAFSCEHVVEVGSRLGIVPMSCYFASEQQRLLNTRRVTAIELDKELVALQQEVFQKFAKGPTAAHLNLVHSDCFEGEGLEALRSADIIILHNIFEYFTASAEEHLRSWKRLRAAVVRSGQLLVCCPSLQETLAAFSEDCVRKVFINEQDKVDFVHVHQSNSDAGRISRKRCRQPPQEHSFTLDQWWRSWVKEIDVEHIRRSFLTAQRFCEEGHPCDSSYGDADDELVKELKNMRVYMVQ; this is encoded by the coding sequence ATGCGGGTCGATGTAGAAGCCGTCTTTGAAAAAATACGCCCCGCGCTGGAGGTTGCAGAGGTAGGCGCGTGGAGTAAGACCGATATCGCGACGTTCATGTCACTGGTAAGCGGGTTCTGTGACATTCAACGCCAGCAACTGCGCGCTCGTCGTGGCAAGCGGCGCGATGGACATGACCGTGAACAAAATGTCGATAAAGAAGGCGGTTGCGAAGATGGCTGTGGCGTTAGGGGAGAGGATGGAGACAAGGAGGATGAAGCCTCCCTTGAGGCTGACAGTGTTGTGGTGTTGGAGATTCGCCGCTCCCTCACCAAATTGCGACACTACCTTCAGAAGCGGATTCCGTACGGCAGCATTTCCGAACCGGTTGTACCCCCGGCGCCGACCTCTCCtcaggagggggaaaacagcTGTGGAGGTAGAGGGGCTTATAAAGCGCTGCAAAGTAGCAAACCCGTGGAGCCGCCCGTTTGCGCAGTAGACGCTTTTCTGTATCTCGAGGAGGACATTGATGCACTTGCAGATCAGGGCCATATATCACGGGAATATTGTCGCTCATGTGGGTCGGTGGACATCGGCCTCTGCCAATTTATTACCCACTCTTTCTCGCTTGAGCAGCTGatatttctttcctgttttctACTACCTTCCTTTGGTGATACCTCCTATTGCCTAACATCCGACAACGTCTGGCGACCTCGCCACAAAAACTGTCACACTGTGGCTGCCGCCTTTTCCTGTGAGCACGTTGTTGAAGTGGGTTCACGACTGGGGATCGTACCTATGTCTTGTTACTTTGCCTCAGAGCAGCAACGCTTGCTCAACACCCGAAGGGTGACGGCGATTGAACTTGATAAAGAGTTGGTAGCGCTTCAGCAAGAGGTTTTCCAGAAATTCGCCAAGGGGCCCACTGCGGCTCACCTCAACCTTGTTCACAGTGATTGTTTTGAGGGTGAAGGATTGGAGGCCCTCCGATCCGcagatattattattttgcataATATATTTGAGTATTTTACGGCGAGCGCAGAGGAACATCTTCGTTCGTGGAAGCGCCTTCGCGCTGCTGTGGTCCGTAGTGGTCAGTTGCTGGTGTGTTGCCCATCTTTACAAGAAACTTTAGCTGCCTTCTCCGAGGACTGTGTGCGAAAAGTCTTCATAAATGAACAAGATAAAGTTGATTTCGTCCATGTCCATCAAAGTAACTCAGATGCGGGTAGGATTTCTCGCAAGCGATGTCGACAGCCGCCGCAGGAGCATTCGTTCACGTTGGATCAGTGGTGGCGCTCGTGGGTCAAAGAAATTGATGTGGAACACATTCGTCGGTCGTTCCTCACCGCACAGAGGTTTTGTGAGGAAGGCCACCCATGTGATTCTTCCTATGGAGACGCTGATGACGAGCtggtgaaggaactgaagaatATGAGAGTATACATGGTCCAATGA
- a CDS encoding transporter, putative, with protein sequence MAIWACIARSGLVVSKIIACCGLSYFISHFFSWTEKSVGGFADVSLMIFLPSLTFVSITKFENAERAYMFLWAAIFACVPRILALASATLLRCAYPTRWHGLVMLSCVLQNSFTFGLGTLFMLKGIPWFTNEVGEEAIAFFLCYSTVNFLVCWLTAELIVRPYAKAPVAVLSACAQEKAEGCEREMSCRGEKNRCGIVKDTATSDNRLRTTRETGATPPLYAPKGEPTRVSANEAGEQCAPTSGGGSDDVIHNSASSSCFSVKTLKLVLGVIRKPLIVTTVIAIIVSMTPIRRVLHVPVLGTTLVGGMKLVAYGTLPLHFLLLGYEAGRTWKVHATTASERADAAQGDSRDSHGEVSGWETSAGRRDSDDTQIKTFVLAFALAFNAHVVVPLLCFLIILAFKTYDLIPTSKSFLLAIFVGSCAPSAIDPFLICSNNALLPLAYSKIMHVMVLSGGLTTFAWLSVYLCVLEE encoded by the coding sequence ATGGCAATCTGGGCATGTATTGCACGCTCCGGGTTGGTCGTTTCGAAGATTATAGCATGTTGCGGACTTAGCTACTTCATATctcactttttctcttggaCTGAGAAGAGCGTAGGGGGGTTTGCGGATGTCTCGCTCAtgattttccttccctccctcacctttgtgagCATTACCAAATTTGAAAATGCAGAACGTGCTTACATGTTTCTTTGGGCAGCGATATTTGCCTGTGTGCCTCGAATATTGGCCCTGGCATCTGCTACACTACTCAGGTGTGCTTACCCAACCAGGTGGCACGGCCTAGTTATGCTGAGCTGCGTCCTGCAGAACAGTTTCACATTTGGTCTCGGAACACTTTTTATGCTCAAGGGGATTCCATGGTTCACTAATGAAGTAGGAGAGGAGGCGattgcattttttctttgttacaGCACCGTCAACTTTCTGGTTTGCTGGCTTACCGCAGAGTTGATTGTGAGGCCTTACGCGAAGGCACCTGTAGCTGTTCTGTCTGCGTGCGCTCAGGAAAAAGCAGAGGGTTGTGAGAGAGAAATGTCGTGTCGAGGGGAGAAGAACAGATGCGGGATTGTGAAGGATACCGCCACCTCCGATAATCGGCTTCGGACAACGCGGGAAACGGGTGCAACGCCTCCACTCTACGCGCCTAAAGGGGAACCAACCCGTGTGTCTGCCAATGAAGCAGGAGAGCAGTGTGCCCCGACCAGCGGCGGAGGGTCGGATGATGTGATTCACAACAGTGCGTCCTCTTCATGTTTTTCCGTCAAAACGCTCAAACTGGTGCTGGGCGTTATTAGAAAACCGTTGATTGTCACCACTGTTATTGCCATTATTGTCAGCATGACACCAATTCGAAGGGTTCTACACGTCCCAGTTCTGGGAACGACGTTGGTTGGGGGCATGAAGTTGGTGGCTTACGGAACCCTgccgcttcattttcttctgctgGGCTACGAAGCTGGACGCACATGGAAGGTACATGCGACTACGGCTTCTGAGAGGGCAGACGCAGCGCAGGGAGATTCTAGAGATAGCCATGGTGAAGTCTCTGGTTGGGAGACTTCGGCGGGGCGGCGAGATAGCGATGATACACAGATAAAGACTTTTGTGCTAGCTTTCGCTTTGGCCTTCAATGCACACGTCGTAGTACCTCTGTTGTGCTTCCTCATTATATTAGCATTCAAAACGTATGATCTCATACCAACATCTAAGAGTTTCCTTCTCGCCATTTTTGTTGGTTCGTGTGCCCCTTCTGCCATTGATCCCTTCCTTATTTGCTCCAACAACGCCTTGCTGCCGCTTGCTTACTCAAAGATTATGCATGTGATGGTTCTCAGCGGTGGTTTAACTACATTTGCGTGGCTTTCGGTTTATTTGTGCGTCTTGgaggaataa
- a CDS encoding GDP-mannose 4,6 dehydratase, putative produces MSARRLALITGITGQDGSYLAELLLKKGYDVHGIVRRSSSLNTGRIDHLVGNAHLHLHYGDMTDGAGLHQIVSRVKPHEVYNLAAQSHVKISFETPVYTGETDALGTAKILEAIRSTGLEKTCRFYQASSSELYGNVQEAPQTERTPFYPRSPYAVAKLYSHWITVNYRESYDMFASNGILFNHESPRRGEAFVTKKIVRAAVRITKGMQKELFLGNVNAVRDWGHAKDYVHGMWLILQADKPDDWVLATGKQHSVKEFCNLAFQRLGVNLAWAGSGLDEIAYDRGCALRTPIVRIDSRLFRPAEVETLVGNPEKAARELGWKITYSFEQLVEDMVEAELREMDGNKGCERLAGKCITAETS; encoded by the coding sequence ATGTCAGCACGTCGACTGGCTCTCATTACGGGGATCACTGGGCAAGACGGCTCGTACCTTGCGGAGCTTCTCCTTAAGAAAGGCTATGACGTGCACGGCATTGTGCGACGTTCCTCCTCATTGAATACCGGCCGTATCGACCACCTTGTGGGTAACGCGCATTTGCATCTGCATTACGGAGATATGACGGACGGTGCGGGGTTACATCAGATCGTTTCTAGGGTTAAACCTCATGAAGTGTACAATCTTGCAGCACAGTCGCATGTAAAGATCTCTTTTGAGACTCCAGTTTACACTGGAGAGACGGATGCACTGGGTACGGCAAAGATCCTCGAGGCTATACGTTCCACCGGCTTAGAGAAAACATGCAGATTTTATCAGGCTAGTAGTAGTGAATTGTATGGAAATGTCCAAGAGGCCCCGCAGACGGAAAGGACCCCATTTTATCCACGGAGCCCGTACGCTGTGGCCAAACTGTATTCACATTGGATTACTGTAAACTATCGTGAGTCGTATGATATGTTTGCCTCCAACGGAATACTGTTCAACCATGAGTCCCCACGTCGAGGCGAAGCGTTTGTCACAAAGAAAATCGTTCGGGCTGCGGTGCGCATAACGAAGGGTATGCAAAAGGAGTTGTTTTTGGGTAATGTAAATGCGGTGCGGGACTGGGGTCATGCAAAAGACTACGTACATGGCATGTGGCTCATCCTACAGGCAGATAAGCCAGATGATTGGGTGTTAGCTACTGGCAAGCAGCACAGTGTGAAAGAGTTCTGCAACCTCGCATTTCAGCGGTTAGGTGTCAACCTGGCGTGGGCGGGTAGCGGGCTAGATGAGATAGCATATGATAGAGGCTGCGCGCTGAGGACCCCCATCGTTCGCATTGACTCGAGGCTCTTTCGTCCTGCTGAGGTGGAAACGCTTGTCGGCAACCCTGAGAAGGCTGCACGTGAACTGGGTTGGAAAATTACCTACAGTTTTGAGCAGCTTGTGGAAGATATGGTGGAAGCGGAGTTGCGCGAAATGGACGGCAACAAAGGGTGTGAACGCTTGGCAGGGAAGTGCATTACCGCCGAAACCAGCTGA
- a CDS encoding SNARE protein, putative — translation MHGVEVSAENQLRQVKSDIALLNHYLTQAEKGHEMPCEELNERIERTQRILRSLSDGRVDYQLDSVSGGVGAPSLLQGTVPHTRVVGKQGVSNLQRRTAQQLLSELSLIESSLQRLNHKAEKRNMYLSEVDQLMGSLRNNGTHDDVSALQHAERERASLQYARARVQAMINESNSVMKALQDQGRSLESTDSRVADILESLGVSNSTTLQILRRNKVDAWLVYGGIALTLLFIYLIW, via the coding sequence ATGCATGGAGTTGAAGTATCAGCGGAGAATCAACTGCGTCAAGTAAAGAGCGACATTGCTCTGCTCAACCATTACCTTACCCAGGCTGAAAAGGGTCATGAAATGCCATGCGAAGAGCTGAATGAGCGTATAGAAAGGACACAGAGGATCCTCCGTAGTCTTTCAGATGGTCGAGTAGATTACCAACTTGATTCCGttagtggtggtgttggcgcCCCCTCTTTATTGCAGGGCACAGTACCTCACACACGGGTAGTGGGGAAGCAAGGAGTGAGTAACCTGCAACGCCGCACGGCCCAACAACTTCTCTCTGAGCTGAGTCTTATTGAGTCTTCACTACAACGCTTGAACCACAAGGCAGAAAAGCGTAACATGTATTTGTCCGAAGTAGATCAGCTCATGGGCTCCCTACGAAACAATGGAACTCATGATGACGTCTCGGCACTTCAGCACGCTGAGCGAGAGCGCGCATCTCTCCAGTACGCTCGAGCCAGAGTCCAGGCGATGATCAATGAGAGTAATTCTGTGATGAAAGCTCTTCAGGATCAGGGAAGGAGTTTGGAGTCAACCGACAGCAGAGTTGCGGATATTTTGGAGTCCCTTGGTGTCTCTAACTCAACTACTCTACAAATCCTGCGGCGCAATAAAGTTGATGCATGGCTTGTATATGGCGGTATTGCACTCACGTTGCTGTTTATCTATCTGATATGGTAG
- a CDS encoding signal recognition particle protein, putative, with product MSDVSKFVRQLERLVETGAEPSKILPAIDKILFVGSKNTFALRCKVVCLLHQDKHAAALATLEQLAATDPSLGNKSQEYAFHKAYCHYRLLDDRQAQMVLRRAPHTANHVPSQHLLAQAHYRLEEFEEAANIYEELLKNERFRDEQEKAELLTNYTAACTAMDVQRTQAIVRSADVKNADMLYNVATAQLEVQDYAAATQTLKQAEMVCARAHPESQLRSFEDVCSKVDDELRALLDAKGSPERAFFDDVANIWVQMAFVHHAIHHEEKAAALLTFVLKYRPPSEVTLAVASINWAAIQRHKDFFDTYRKLKSAQNPAVNNRLTSRQRLLVHYNIAMLLLNTGNFTRFKRQVELVASDYPDADLTHALKLALAVGETKKKKQSGDKTVSEYLDNYKKSVAAQQQQQQRKPAVGRMLPLIAAQIFLDNSDLERAIESLSSAADDIQRRPCTLMTLFTWKVQLGDISGGKQLLKEYARVAMKNVDAVKTITLWAVRFLSARGLYADGVDVIQDAQRVAEALQQDREVLALMALCLSYYDMQAARSCIAGIPDADNKTGAPSGKITSSFIKGLEAQQPSRQRIESFGYRRVVEDDEEGEGGPKAKRAGRRARPMRRPPKNAESRIDPERWIPMSHRSYIKDLPERRKRELKRLRAIEQEQKRRLAEKRKVATATADPSS from the coding sequence ATGAGTGATGTGAGTAAGTTCGTGAGGCAACTGGAGCGGTTGGTTGAAACCGGGGCGGAACCGTCAAAGATTCTCCCCGCCATTGACAAGATACTCTTTGTGGGATCAAAAAATACATTTGCGCTACGTTGCAAGGTGGTATGTCTGCTTCATCAAGACAAGCACGCGGCCGCGCTAGCTACACTTGAACAGTTGGCTGCGACCGATCCATCATTAGGCAACAAGTCGCAAGAGTACGCATTCCACAAAGCCTATTGCCACTATAGGTTACTTGATGACAGGCAGGCACAAATGGTTCTCAGACGCGCCCCGCACACGGCAAATCACGTGCCTTCACAACATTTGCTTGCTCAAGCACACTACCGCCTAGAAGAATTCGAAGAAGCCGCTAACATATACGAGGAACTTcttaaaaatgaaagattCCGTGACGAGCAGGAAAAGGCGGAATTGCTCACAAACTATACTGCCGCCTGCACAGCGATGGACGTTCAGCGGACACAGGCAATTGTCCGCTCCGCTGATGTTAAAAATGCGGATATGTTGTATAACGTAGCTACAGCGCAGCTTGAGGTGCAGGACTATGCTGCTGCCACACagacgctaaagcaagcggAGATGGTGTGCGCTCGAGCACACCCGGAAAGCCAACTGCGATCCTTCGAAGATGTGTGCTCGAAGGTTGATGACGAGCTCCGCGCATTATTAGATGCGAAGGGATCACCGGAGCGCGCGTTCTTCGACGACGTGGCCAACATATGGGTGCAGATGGCATTTGTGCACCATGCTATCCACCATGAGGAGAAGGCAGCGGCGCTGCTAACCTTTGTCCTGAAGTATCGTCCCCCATCGGAGGTGACTCTAGCCGTCGCCTCCATTAACTGGGCGGCTATTCAGCGTCACAAAGATTTCTTCGACACCTACCGAAAACTGAAGTCAGCTCAAAACCCAGCAGTGAATAATCGCCTAACATCACGTCAGCGGTTGCTGGTCCACTACAACATTGCGATGCTGCTACTGAACACAGGAAACTTTACAAGATTCAAGCGGCAGGTGGAGTTGGTTGCTAGTGATTACCCTGATGCAGACCTCACACATGCACTAAAACTCGCTCTGGCAGTCGGTGagacaaagaagaagaaacagtcCGGGGACAAAACAGTGAGCGAGTACTTGGACAACTACAAAAAGAGCGTCGCagcgcaacagcagcagcaacagcgaaAGCCCGCGGTGGGACGAATGCTTCCTCTCATTGCAGCGCAGATATTCCTTGATAACAGCGACTTGGAACGTGCCATCGAGTCACTTTCCTCCGCCGCTGATGATATACAGCGGAGGCCGTGCACCCTCATGACGCTGTTCACGTGGAAGGTGCAATTGGGTGACATTTCTGGTGGAAAGCAACTTCTGAAAGAGTATGCTAGGGTTGCAATGAAGAATGTAGATGCCGTCAAGACCATCACATTATGGGCTGTACGGTTCCTATCCGCTAGGGGGCTGTATGCCGATGGTGTCGATGTCATTCAGGACGCACAAAGGGTTGCGGAAGCACTCCAGCAGGACAGGGAAGTGCTCGCCCTCATGGCACTCTGTCTTTCGTATTATGACATGCAGGCCGCTCGTTCTTGCATCGCGGGTATACCTGATGCTGACAATAAAACAGGCGCACCGTCAGGCAAGATAACTTCTTCATTCATTAAAGGGCTCGAAGCTCAACAACCTTCGCGGCAGCGGATTGAATCCTTTGGGTATCGGCGAGTGGTTGAGGATGACGAGGAGGGCGAGGGTGGACCGAAGGCGAAACGAGCGGGTCGCAGGGCGCGTCCAATGCGTAGGCCGCCAAAGAATGCGGAGAGCCGAATTGACCCGGAACGATGGATTCCAATGTCACACCGCTCGTACATAAAGGACTTGCCAGAGCGCAGGAAGCGGGAGCTGAAGCGCCTACGCGCCATCGAGCAGGAACAAAAGCGGCGGCTTgcggaaaagaggaaagtggCTACGGCCACAGCAGACCCGTCGTCGTAG